A stretch of DNA from bacterium:
CGGGGGCGGAGGAGGGCGTTCGGGGTCCGCAGCGTCATCGTGCCCGCGTTGAACTGGTAAAGCGTCCGGCCCGTCGAGAGGAGGAACGGGAAATCGTCCGTCGTCGTTTCCTCGGTGGGCCGGTAGTCGATCCGGCGGAGGGCGGCGGTCGTCCCCGAGGCGAAGACGCCTTCGTGGAGGATGGCCGTGCCCGCGTCGTCCTCCGTGGGGCAGGGCCACTGGATGCCGTGGTCCTCGATCCGCCCGTAGCTGATCCCCGCCCCGGCGGGCCACACGCGGCGGATCTCGTTCCAGACCTCTTCGGAAGACCTCTGGGGCAGGATCTCCTCCGCGCCCAGGGCCTTGGCAGCCAAATACAAGACCTCGAGGTCGGTCTTGGAATCGCCGACGGGCTCGATCGCCTTGCGGACCTTCTGAATCCTCCTTTCGGCGTTCATGAACGTGCCGTCCTTCTCGTAGGAAGACACGACGGGCAGGAAGACGGTCCCGAACTCGCGGGCCGTCTCGTTCAGGAAGAGGTCCTGGATGACGACCAGGTCCATGGCGGCGAAGGATTTCCGGGTCTGGGTCAAATTCGCGTTGCTCAGGAGGACGTCGTAGCCGATCACCCACAGGGCCTTGAAACGGCCGGCGTCGGCGGCATCCATCATGTCCAGGAGGTTCAGCCCGCGTGTCTCGGGGATCTTCGCGCCCCAAACGTTTTCGAAACGTTCGCGGTTGTCCTTGAGGGACACGGCGCCGGTCAGGATTCCGGGGTCGCAGCCCATGTGGGCCGCGCCCTGGACGTTGTTCTGGCCCCGCAACGGATTGATCCCCGCGCCGGGCCGGCCCAGGTTTCCGGTCAGCAGGGCCAGGTTGATGAGGGCCATGACGCCCTCCGTGCCTTGCACGTGTTCGGTGAGCCCCAGGCCGTGGAAGCTCATCGAGGGCCGATCCGTCGCATAGTGGCGTGCGGCCTCGCGGATCTTGGACGCATCGACGCCGCAGATCCCCGCGGAGCGCTCGGGCGTCCATTCCGCGATGAAGTTCCGGAACTCCTCCAACTCCGTCACGCGGGCCTTGAGAAACCCGGTGTCCGCAAGCCCCTCCGCCAGGAGGACGTGCGCCATCGCGTGGAGCAGCGGGATGTTCGTCCCGGGCCGGGGCGCGAGGTGGATACGGGCGTAGCGGGCGAGCTCGGTCTCCCGCGGATCGATGACGATGAGGTTCGCCCCGGTCTTGAGGACGTGCTCCTTGATCCGGGCCCCCACGACGGGATGGTTCTCCGTCGCGTTCGTGCCGACCAGGAGGAGGGTCTTGGAGAGCTCGATGTCATCGAAGGAATTCGTGGAAGCCCCGGTCCCCAGCATCCACTTGAGGGCGGCGGCGGACGGGGTGTGGCAGACGCGGGCGCAACAATCGACGTTGTTCGTGCCCAACACCGCGCGGGCGAATTTCTGCGCGACGTAGTTCTCCTCGTTGGTGGCGCGGGCGGATCCCAGGACGCCGATGGCGTCGGGCCCGTGCGCCTTCCGGATGCGTTGGAGGCGAGCGGCGGCAAAAGAGAGGGCCTCGTCCCAGGTCGCCGGCCTCCAATCCCCGTTGTCCCGGATCATCGGGGAGGTGATCCGGTCCTCGGCATGGACGAATTCGTGGGCATAGCGTCCTTTGACGCACAGGTGCCCCTTGTTGACGGGCGCGTCGAGGACCGGACGTGCGGTGACGACCTCCGGACCGATGGTCCCCAGTTCCATCTCGCAGCCCACGCCGCAGTAAGGGCAGGTCGTTCGCGTCCACCGCTCCGGGACTCCCTTCTTGAGGATGCCTTGGTCCTCCAAGGCCCCTGTGGGGCAGGTGTCGACGCACGCCCCGCAGGCGACGCACGAGCTCTCGAGGAGGTTTGTGCCGGAGTCGGGGACGATCGTCGTGGCGTCCCCGCGCTCCCAGGCCTTCCAGACGAATTGTCCCTGGACCTCCTCGCAGATCCTCACGCACCGAAAGCAGGTGATGCATTGGGACATGTCGGCATGAAGGTAGGGGTGGGAGTCGTCGCCCCGCGGGGCGTGGGGAGGGCCCGAGGCCTGAACGCCGTACTGGGCCAAGAGACGGTGAAAGGGTTTTTGCGGAAAGGCCTCGAGGGGTCCCGCGGGATAATGCTCCGCGAGGAGCTTGAGGAGGGTCCGGCGATCCCGCTCCAGATCGGGGCTGTGGGTGGTCACCGTCATGCCGTCGGCGGCGACCGTGTTGCAGGCCGTGACGGGACGGGCGGCGGAGGCGATCTCCACCACGCAGAGGCGGCAGGCCCCGCTGGGCTCGAGCCGCGGATCGTCGCAGAGCGTGGGGATCGTGATGCCCAGCCGGGAGGCGGCGGCCAGCAGGGTGGTGCCCTCCGGGACCTCGCAGGACTGCCCGTTGATGGTCAGGCGAGGCATCGCGCGAGCTCCTTCGGGTAATGGCGCGAGAGGCTCTTGGCGAATTCCGCGAGCCCGCCGCCCAGGCCGCAGAGACTGGTCCTCCCCAGGGCGGAGACGATGTCCTCCCAATCCGCGCGGGTCAGTTCGCCGCGTTCCAGGGCCCTTTCGATCCGGCGGCTTCCGAGGCGGCAGGGCGTGCACTTGCCGCAGGACTCGTCCGCGGCGAAGGCGAAGACGTGCAGGATCAGATCCTTGAGGGAGGTCCGCTCGTCGAAGGCGACGACCCCGCCATGGCCCACCGCCGCCCCGGCGGCGGCCAACTCCTCGAACGCGAAGGGCGTCTCGAACAGCGAAGGCGGGAGGACGCCGGCCAGGGGGCCGCCGATCAAGAGGCCTTGGATCGCCCCCTCCGCGAGCCCGCCGCCCAGGTCCTCGACGATCCTCCGGACCGGGAGGCCGAATTCGACCTCGTAGAGACCCGGGCGCCGGAAGAGGGAGTTGAGGGAGACCGCCTTGGTCCCCCGGCTCTTTCCGATGCCCATCGCGTGATAGGCCGCTCCGCCGTTTTGGACGATCCACGGGATCGAGGCGAGGGTCTCCACGTTGTTGACCAGGGTCGGCCGGTCCAAGAGGCCGCGTTCGGTCGGGTACGGAGGCCGCGCCAGGACCTCGGGCCGCTCGTCCTCGATGGAACGGATGAGGGCCGTCTCTTCGCCGCACACGTAGCTCCCGCGCCCGACGACGAGCTCGAGGTCGATCGGGTGGCCCGTCTCGCGGCGAGCCTCCTCCAACGCGCCCTCGAGGATCGATCGCGCCGCCGGGTATTCCTGCCGGAGATAGATCAGCCCCTTCGTCGCGCCCACGGCGCAGGCGGCGATGGCCATGGCCTCGATCAACCGGAACGGGTCGTCCTCCATCAGGAAGCGGTCGATGTAGGCCCCGGGATCGCCCTCATCGGCGTTGGCGACGACGAACTTGTCGCCGTCGGCGGAGGCGGCCTGCGCGACCATGCGCCACTTGCGTCCGGTGGAAAAGCCGGCGCCGCCGCGGCCGCGGAGCCCGGAGGCCTCGACCTCGGCGAGGATCGCCTCCGGTCCCAGGCCCAAGGCCCTCTCGAGGGCCCGGAACCCCCCGCGGCGTTTGTAATCGCGGACCGTCCGGCAGGGACCTTGAAGGAGACCCTCCAAGACGACGGTTGTCCGCGCGTCCGATCGGATGAGCGGCCGAAGCCCCGGCTCCGGCGCCGCGGGCGCGGCGAAACACTGGCCCAGACAGTAGAGGGCGCGCCCCAGGCAGGCCTCGCGCCAGCGTTCCGGATTCACATGGCGGGCGACAAAGCAGGCGGCCCCGCGGCAGGGCCGTCCCTTCTCGTCGTTCTCCTCGAGTCCGTAGAAGGACGCGATGGGGTCGGGAATGGTTTTCACTTTTCGGAGAGAATACCCCCGGACCCCCCATGGCACCATGGAGAAAATCATGCGAGGTTATGACGTCTGTCATGGTCGGTCAAAGACCGTCCGGCGTATAAGAAAACAAAAGGAGATTTATGGCGAAGTCGTCGAGGCAGAAGGCCGCGTCGCACAAACGCGGGGACAAGAGAAACGAGATGGCGATGAAGCACCGAAAGACGGTTGGGAATTTTAAACAATCGAAGGACGTCCGAGAGGACCGGGGACGGAGGCAGACGAAGCTCGGTGGCCCCAAGCAGGGCTCCTTCGGGCGCCGGTAAACAAGGAGTGGCCTATGAGACGAAAAACAAAATCGCCCCGGGCGGCCCGCCGCGTGGCCCTGAATGACCGCATGGAGGCCCTCTTGAAGGAGTTCCTCACCAAGGTGACCGAGGCCTCCTACCAGGTCGCCCTGAAGACCGGCTTTCGAGGTTCCTTCATGACGTTCTTGTCGGACCTCCAGGACGCCCTGGATCAGGTGGTTCACAAGGACCGGGAGCTCGCGCGCCGCCTGGGCCACATCCCGACCGCGCAAAGGGCGGTTCATTAGGGAGGATGGGTCCGTCCGTAACCTGCAAGAATAACGGGGAGGTTCTATGGCGAACGAAAAAAATCCGGCGGTGCCAGCGGAGAGAAGGCCCGCCACGCGCGGTCTGTGGCCCGTGCACGAGGCGATCGACCGCATGTTCAACGACTGGTTCGGCGACGTGGGGCTGGAGCCCCTTCTGCCCCGCGCGGCGGCGGCGCTGCAGATCCCGAGCACCGACGTGGCCGAGACGGAGAAGGAGGTCCTCATCACGGCGGAACTCCCGGGCATGGACGAGAAGGACATCGAGGTCAGCCTGAACCACGACCGCCTCGTCATCAAGGGGGAGAAGAAGGAGGAGCAGGAGGAGAAGCGGAAGGACTACTACCGCAAGGAGCGGCGCTTCGGCTCCGTGTACCGCGAAATCCCTCTTCCCTGCGAGGTGGTGACGGACAAGGTGAATGCGACGTTCGCGAAGGGCGTTCTGAAGATCTCGCTCCCGAAGACGCCCCAGGCGCAGAAGGCGACGGTCAAGATTCCGATCAAGGGCGCCTGAAGGAACCGTCTGGAGATCTTGGGCGAGCTGGAACGGCGTCTGTCCTAGCGGCCGCACCACTCCCGGATCTGGCGGTACACCTTCATGTTTTTCATCAAGTTGTAGTGAGAAATGCCGGGGAAGATCCTGCTGTGGTCCGCCCGGAAGGGGATCTTGCTCGATGGAAGCAGGCCCTTGCCCGTTCCGCTCCCCGGATGGACCATCCCGTCCCCGAACAGGCGCCCGACCGTCGAATCCAGGGACTTCGCGATGGTCCCGCAGAGGAGGTAATGATCGGCCGTCTCCAGGAGCGGAGTCTTGTTCTGGTGGACATAGAAGAGATCATCGGCGTGCGGGCGCTGCCAATCCCTGTGGGTCAGGAAGCCGTGACGCAGATCCTTGATGCCCGCGCTGCGAAGGTCGATGAACGCGGCGATGGCCTTCGTGGGCAGGGTGGGGATGAGCCGAAGGACGGTCGTCGTCAACTTCCCGAATTTCTCGAAATGGGTCCCCCAGTGGGGGGATCCCACGTAAAATATCTTTTTGACCCGCCGCACCCATTCCTTGTTTTCCTTTTGCCCGTAGAAGCACGCGCTTCGGAAGACGAGCCCCCCCATGCTGTGACCGAGCAGGACGATCTCCTTCACCTTGACGGGATTGTTGCGGACCAGCCTTTCCAACAGGCCGGAGAGCCGCTTGCCGTTCGTCGATATGTGCAGGCCCGTATTGTAGCGAAGGTAGATGGGGAAAAACCCAAGATCCGCCTGGAGAAGGGAACCGAAATCCTTGGAGGGATCGCCGCGAAACCCCCAATCCTTCTCGGAATTGCAGCTCCCGTGGGCCAACACGCAGACCGTTCCGCCGTCCGGAAGCCCAAGACCTTCGAGGGAACCCTTCGTCAGGGAGAGGCGTTTCCCGCCGGTGTAGAATGCCATCGGAATCGCGAGGCGGCTCTTTCGTTCTTCCAGCATGTCTCCGATGATCCCGTTCGCGATGCAGAGATATCCCAGCCGGTCTCCGCTCAGAGACACGATGCCGTCGTGAACGGCGAACAGGCCGTCTTCGAGCCGATGAAGCATGGTTTGAAGCATTAGTCTCCTTTGGAGCCCTCAATCAAGAACGATCTGAGAAAGCGCGACACCCGTTCGGGATCGATGGGGCGTCCTCCGGACAGCATGGCGTGCAGGACGTAGATGCGCCCGCCCCGGAGGTAGAACCGCGCAAAGCCCATGACGCCGGGATTTTCGTCGACATGGCCCACGTAGCTGAGCTCGGCCCGGTCGTCCCCCTTTTTGCGAAGGAGACGGAACGTGAGTTCGTCGCCCCGGACGTCCTTGAGGAGGGCTTCCTTGGCCTCCTTGAGGATCGTCGCCGGGCCGGCCAGGGCCAGCGCGAGGCCCGGGAGGTCCGAATATTCGACGGTGAATTCCTCGAAGGGGAGAGCGACCGTGAAGAGATGGTTCGTCACGCTGCCGACAAAAGTCTTGTCGACGGATTCGGAGAACGCCGGTTCGCCAGGCGTCTCCACCTGAAAACCGCCCGCCTCCGAATGAAAGAGGCGCCAGCCGTCCGCCGCGCCGGCGGCCTTCCCGACGGCGGCCGCGGCCAGGCACCCCACGAGCATCGCGAACCGGATCGTCTTCCCCACGACGGAATCATAACATGGATGGGGCGCCTGAGCCGAATGTGTTGACCCCCGCGAGGCTTATCCCGCATACTGGCCACGACCCTTCAACGCAGCCACACAAAGGACAGATCCCATGAAAGCCGTCACGGAATTTCCGAGTCATCTCTTAGCGCGGGGCCTCGAAGCCAAGGCCGCGCTCACCGCCGAGGGCAAGAACCCCGAGGAGATCCAGGCGGGCCTGGGAGAAACATTCAAGCTGGAAGGCGACCGGCTCAAGCACTTCGTCAACTCCCTGGACATCGCGGCCAAGAACGCGGGCCTGGCCCGGATGATGGTGATGAGCCTGGCCGAGGGCGAAAAGGCCCCGCCGAAGGCCGTTCAGATCGAAGAGCATTATTACGTGCCGGAATTCCGGGTGCTGGCCCAACCCCAGCAACCCGGCCGCGAGGGCCGGGGCGGCCACGGCAAGGGCCGTCACGGACGTGGCGGAAGTGGCGGCGGGGGAGGACGCGGTGGTGGCGGCGGCGGTGGCGGCCGGGGAATGTCCTGGGGAAACCCGCCTCCCCCAAAAGGCGGTAAAAAGGGCGGCGGCAAGGCTCCGGGCGGCGCTTAGGGGGGCCTTCGTTCGGGTCAAAGCTGGGAATCGACGGGTTGATCCGATCCGTCGGCGAAGCGGCGCTTTCAGTTCGAGTCGTTGGCATGATTTTCACCTCCCGCGCCGGCTTCCGGATAATGGCCATGAACCCGGCCTTGGGCCGCCTCGTGCATCCGCTCCACGTAGTGAATGAACTCCACGTAGTCCTTCACGTACTCGCGACCCGCCTTCACGTGATCGGCATTAAAATTCTTTTTTGCCAGAACCCGCATAAAATGCGCCTCGATCCCTTCCCGGATCTCGTCCGTCAGGAGGTTTATCAAGTCCCTATCGGAGCCGTTCTCGATCGCCTTGTCCGCCGCCGGTATGGCGGGGCCAAGATCGCGACCCGCGGGCTTGAGACCGGTGAAGGCCTCTCCTTCCCCGGATCGATGGATGCGGACCACGGTCTCGAAGAAATACGTGTCCGCGAGATCCCGCGCTTCCGGGCTGACTGTCCGGACGGCGAGCGTTTTCCGAAAGGCGTCCTTGATCTCAGTCTCGTCGTTTTTCCGGACCCAAGGGAGAACGAAGTTCACGTTTCCGCTCTCCAGGGCCTTTCGAGCCGCCTGGACGACCGGGCCGTCCAAGCCATCGCAGTGCGCCAAAGTTTGCTTGTTGGGGAAAAAGAGGATCGCGAGCAGAACAAGCGAAATCAGCGAAAGTCTGGCCATCCGCAATGCCATGACGAAATAATCGCGGCTTTCGACGGGAAGAACCATGATCTTGCTCATGCCAATGCCTGAGAATCGTTAAGGGTTACGGCTGGTCCGGAATTCTCTGACACGCCCGGCCCCGGGGAGCATCCAACTTAACAGGGGCAAAGTTCATCCCCACAAAAGGAGGTTCTCTTCATGGAACAGGCAAATGTCATAAAGTATGCCCATCCGATCGGCGGCGTGGCCCAACCGGGGATTTCATTCCGGAAGGATCTTGCGGCGGCCGTTATCACCGGACAGCTTTCGGGTCTGATCATGGCCGTGGTCATGATGGCCGTCTTCACGATCTTCCTCGGCAAGGGGCCCCTTTATCCGGTTCAAGTCATCGGGTCGTTTGTCTTCGGGGAGCCGGCCCTCCAGGGCTTCCACCTCCCGGCCTTTCTGGCCGGGCTCGGTCTTCATCAGTTCGGACCGCCGCTTTTTTGGAGCATCCTCTTTGGGAGCGCCGTCCATTCGCTCAACGTTCGCGGCGGGACCGGGCTGTTGATTCTGGGAGCGGCCATCGGCCTCTTGAGTCAAATCGTCGACGTGAATCTCATCATGCCGGCGGCGATGAAGGCCCTCCACGGCCATGACATCTGGGCCGAGCAGGTGCCGACTTTTTGGAGTTGGGCCGCGCACTTGGTGTTCGGGTTCGGGCTCTCCCTCTTTCCCCGCGTCGCCAATCGCTTATCGCGGCGCACGGCGTGAAGGGGTAGAATCCGATGGCGGTGTGCGGGAAGGGGACAGGTCCCTCATGACGGCCGAAGATCGCGATCTTTCCACGATGACGGACGAGGCGTTGGTCGAACGGGCGCGATCGGGAGACGATGCCTCGTTCGACCTGTTGGTCCGGCGTTACCAGCAGAAGGTGTACGGGTTGGCCCTGCGTCTTGTCGGCGATCCCCGGGAAGCGGAGGAGGTCTTGCAGGAAACCTTTCTGCAAGTGTTCCGGAAGCTGGAAACGTATCGTGGCGACGCGAGGTTTTGGACATGGCTCTACCGGATCGGATCCAACGTCGCCCTCATGCGCCTGCGGTCGAAGAAGCGGGAACCGTCCCGGTCCCTCGAGGAGTACCTGCCGAGGTTCAATGAAGAGGGGCGCCTCGAACGGTTGGACCTCGATTACGGCCGCGTGGCGCGCGCCGATGAGCTGCTTGAACGCAAAGAACTGGCGCAGAAGGCCTTGGAAGCGATCCAGCGTCTTCCGGAAGCCTACCGGGCGCCGCTGGTGCTGCGGGATTTGGACGAACTCTCCACGATGGAAACGGCGAAGATGCTCGATCTCGAACCCGGCGTCGTTCGAACGCGCCTTCACCGGGCGCGCCTGATGCTGCGGGGGTATCTGGGCCGTCTCTTGGGAGGTGAGGGGTGATGGGAAAAAAGACCTGTCAGGAAACTATTGAGCTTCTCATGGACTACCTCGAGAAAAGGCTTTCGCCGGAAGAGCATGCCGCGCTGAAGGAACATTTCGATGAATGTCCCCCCTGCCTCGACTTCGTGCGTTCTTACCGGGAGACCCCCCGCATTGTCCGTGAGGCCACCGCCGTGCAAATTCCGCCCGAGGTGGAACAGCGTCTCAAGGACTTCCTCCGGAAGAACCGCTGATCCTTGATCAAGCCACCAGTTTCAGCAAGGCCAGATTGATCACCGTCTGATAACCGATGCCCCGGCGCTTTCCCTGGGTCTGGGCCCATTTGAGGATACGGGGGTCCAGGCGGATGGAGATTGGCCGGTACTTCATGTCTACCTCCTTCTGAGGTCTCCCCCTCGGAGGTCGCTTCACGCCAAGCTTTTCTTCGATGGCTCGTCGATACATTTCCGTTTCTCGTGGCGTTATTCTCCTGGCCCTATGAAAGGGAAATTCTCTGATACGCTTCATAAAGTTTCCTTTCTCTCCGACTGGCCGGTCGAGCACTGATGAGTCTCGTCGTGCCACAGCGCTCCGTAAAGACGACCGTGATCAGTAATCCCGAATCAACACAGCCAATGAGCCAATGGCGCTTCTCCATATCATTAGAATGCAGTTCATCCACCGTTATGAAAGCGTCCAGATCCTCAAAAGCAGTCATCGCCTCTTCAAACGATACAGCGTGCTTGTGAAGGTTTATCGCTGCCTTCTTTGGATCCCATTCGAACTTCATATATAGTATATACCGTAATTAACGCCCCGCAAGGGTTCAGTGGGGCAATGCAGGGATAGCAAGTGGCATGCCAAGGGTTCCAATCGGGGCTCGACGCGCAAGGGTCTAAAAACTTGGACAGGTGAGGTTGAATTTCAGACTTTTCTGGACTTCGACTTAGGCTTGCCGAGTCACGTCCTGACGACGGCGACGGGGGGTTTTTTCTTGTCGTCCCCGGTCCCCAGCTCCTGCCACAGGGGCTGGAGTTCCTTTTGGTCGATGGTTTCGACCTCCAAGAGGCGCTTGGCGCCGGCCTCCAAAAATTTACGGTTCCGCTCGATCGCCTGCGCGGCCCGCTGGTAGGCCTCGTCCAGGATCGACTTCACCTCGCCGTCGATGATCCGGGAGGTCTCCTCGCTGATCTCCATCCTCCGGGAAGCGGTCGTCGCGCCCTGGAGAAAGGGCGAGCGCTCCACCTCGAAGGTGGCCAGCCCCAGCTTGCCGCTCATCCCGTACTCGGTCACCATCGCCCGCGCGATGTTGGTCGCCTTCGTGAGGTCGTCGCCCGCGCCGGTGGAGACGTCGTCGAAGAAGAGGGTCTCGGAGGCCCGACCGCCCATCAGCACCGCGATCTTCCGGACGAGTTCCCCGCGGCTCATGAGATAGCGGTCCTCGGTGGGGCGCTGCATCGTGTAGCCCAGGGCGCCGATCCCGCGCGGGATGATGCTCACCTTCTGGACCTGGACGAGCTCCCCTTCGGCCAGGGCGACGGTCGCATGGCCCATCTCGTGGTAGGCGACCCGCCGGCGCTCCTCGGGGTTCATGAGGCGCTTGCGCCGCTCGAGACCGGCCACGATCCGCTCGATGGCGGCGACGAAGTCGTTTTCCTCGACCGCCGCGGCCTTCCGGCGCGTGCCGAGAAGCGCCGCCTCGTTGACCAGGTTCGCGAGATCGGCGCCCGAGAATCCGGGCGTCAGCCCCGCGACCTTTTCGGCCGAAACCTCGGAGGCGAGCTTCACCTTCTTCATGTGCACCTTGAGGATCGCCGCGCGCCCGTTCAGGTCCGGGTTGTCCAGGAGGATCTGGCGATCGAACCGCCCGGCCCGGAGGAGGGCGGGGTCCAGGATCTCCGGACGGTTGGTGGCGGCCAGGAGGATGATCCCCTTGGACGGATCGAAGCCGTCGATCTCGGCCAGGAGCTGGTTCAAGGTCTGCTGCATCTCCTCATGGGCGCCGCCGCTTAAGTAGCCCAGGGCGCGGGATTTTCCCACGGCGTCGAGTTCGTCGATGAAGAGGAGGCAGGGGGCGTTCGCCCGCGCCTGCTCGAAAAGGTCGCGGACGCGCGCGGCCCCCAGGCCCACGAACATCTCCACGAATTCGGAGCCGTTGATCGAGAAGAACGGGACGCTCGCCTCGCCGGCGATCGCGCGCGCCATGAGGGTCTTGCCCGAACCCGGAGGTCCCACCAGGAGGATGCCCTTGGGGGCCCGCGCCCCCAACTGGGCGTAGCGCGTCGGGTCCTTGAGGAAATCGATCAGCTCGCGCACCTCTTCCTTGGCCTCCTCCACGCCGGCGACGTCGTCGAACGTGACCTTGACGTCCTTCTCCATGTAGACCTTGGCCTTCGACTTGCCGGCCCGCATGAGTCCGCCCTGGGGGCCTTCGGCCATGCGGCCCACCATGGACCTCCAGAGCCAAAAGAGGACGAGAAAGGGAAGGACCCAACCGAGAAGGGTCCACAGCGCGGTGTTTCGGGCCGTCCCCGCGAACGACACGCCCTTGGCGTTCAGGCGCTCGACCAACCGCTCGTCCGGGACCGGGACGGTCGTGAATCGCCGGGGCTTTTCCCCCGCCGCGGCCTTGAGGGTCCCGGAGATCTGATCGGCCGAGACGGTCACTTCGTCGAGCTCTCCCTTGTCCAGCCGGTTGAGGAAGTCGCTGTAGGAGAGCGTCTCGGTCGCGCCCATCCACGCCGGGTTCTTGACAAGGTAGAGGTAGCCGCCCACGAGGAGGAGGATGAGGGCGATCCAGCCCCATTGACGCGTCAGCGGCGGTTTTTCTTCGATCACCTTAGAACTTTAAACCATCCGGGAGGGGCCTGCGTATGAGATTTATCATGAGACTTGATCAGGGGGGGAGGAGGGGGATCGGATCTTCATACGGAAGGACGGTGACCGCCGTTCCTTGGAAGCCGTTTTCCTCGGCCGGGGCCTCGGCAAAGACCTCGTTCAACCAGCGCGCGTCCGGCGTAAAGAGACGGACGCAGCCGTGGCTGGCG
This window harbors:
- the fdhF gene encoding formate dehydrogenase subunit alpha, translated to MPRLTINGQSCEVPEGTTLLAAASRLGITIPTLCDDPRLEPSGACRLCVVEIASAARPVTACNTVAADGMTVTTHSPDLERDRRTLLKLLAEHYPAGPLEAFPQKPFHRLLAQYGVQASGPPHAPRGDDSHPYLHADMSQCITCFRCVRICEEVQGQFVWKAWERGDATTIVPDSGTNLLESSCVACGACVDTCPTGALEDQGILKKGVPERWTRTTCPYCGVGCEMELGTIGPEVVTARPVLDAPVNKGHLCVKGRYAHEFVHAEDRITSPMIRDNGDWRPATWDEALSFAAARLQRIRKAHGPDAIGVLGSARATNEENYVAQKFARAVLGTNNVDCCARVCHTPSAAALKWMLGTGASTNSFDDIELSKTLLLVGTNATENHPVVGARIKEHVLKTGANLIVIDPRETELARYARIHLAPRPGTNIPLLHAMAHVLLAEGLADTGFLKARVTELEEFRNFIAEWTPERSAGICGVDASKIREAARHYATDRPSMSFHGLGLTEHVQGTEGVMALINLALLTGNLGRPGAGINPLRGQNNVQGAAHMGCDPGILTGAVSLKDNRERFENVWGAKIPETRGLNLLDMMDAADAGRFKALWVIGYDVLLSNANLTQTRKSFAAMDLVVIQDLFLNETAREFGTVFLPVVSSYEKDGTFMNAERRIQKVRKAIEPVGDSKTDLEVLYLAAKALGAEEILPQRSSEEVWNEIRRVWPAGAGISYGRIEDHGIQWPCPTEDDAGTAILHEGVFASGTTAALRRIDYRPTEETTTDDFPFLLSTGRTLYQFNAGTMTLRTPNALLRPRDLLEIAPADAERLRIREGETVSVVSRHGRIKLPARITPSVKPGELFATFHTPEAEVNLVTSPHRDRFVKACEYKVTAVRLETAAGKTR
- a CDS encoding NADH-ubiquinone oxidoreductase-F iron-sulfur binding region domain-containing protein gives rise to the protein MKTIPDPIASFYGLEENDEKGRPCRGAACFVARHVNPERWREACLGRALYCLGQCFAAPAAPEPGLRPLIRSDARTTVVLEGLLQGPCRTVRDYKRRGGFRALERALGLGPEAILAEVEASGLRGRGGAGFSTGRKWRMVAQAASADGDKFVVANADEGDPGAYIDRFLMEDDPFRLIEAMAIAACAVGATKGLIYLRQEYPAARSILEGALEEARRETGHPIDLELVVGRGSYVCGEETALIRSIEDERPEVLARPPYPTERGLLDRPTLVNNVETLASIPWIVQNGGAAYHAMGIGKSRGTKAVSLNSLFRRPGLYEVEFGLPVRRIVEDLGGGLAEGAIQGLLIGGPLAGVLPPSLFETPFAFEELAAAGAAVGHGGVVAFDERTSLKDLILHVFAFAADESCGKCTPCRLGSRRIERALERGELTRADWEDIVSALGRTSLCGLGGGLAEFAKSLSRHYPKELARCLA
- a CDS encoding Hsp20/alpha crystallin family protein yields the protein MANEKNPAVPAERRPATRGLWPVHEAIDRMFNDWFGDVGLEPLLPRAAAALQIPSTDVAETEKEVLITAELPGMDEKDIEVSLNHDRLVIKGEKKEEQEEKRKDYYRKERRFGSVYREIPLPCEVVTDKVNATFAKGVLKISLPKTPQAQKATVKIPIKGA
- a CDS encoding DUF6448 family protein, whose amino-acid sequence is MSKIMVLPVESRDYFVMALRMARLSLISLVLLAILFFPNKQTLAHCDGLDGPVVQAARKALESGNVNFVLPWVRKNDETEIKDAFRKTLAVRTVSPEARDLADTYFFETVVRIHRSGEGEAFTGLKPAGRDLGPAIPAADKAIENGSDRDLINLLTDEIREGIEAHFMRVLAKKNFNADHVKAGREYVKDYVEFIHYVERMHEAAQGRVHGHYPEAGAGGENHANDSN
- a CDS encoding sigma-70 family RNA polymerase sigma factor; its protein translation is MTAEDRDLSTMTDEALVERARSGDDASFDLLVRRYQQKVYGLALRLVGDPREAEEVLQETFLQVFRKLETYRGDARFWTWLYRIGSNVALMRLRSKKREPSRSLEEYLPRFNEEGRLERLDLDYGRVARADELLERKELAQKALEAIQRLPEAYRAPLVLRDLDELSTMETAKMLDLEPGVVRTRLHRARLMLRGYLGRLLGGEG
- a CDS encoding anti-sigma factor encodes the protein MGKKTCQETIELLMDYLEKRLSPEEHAALKEHFDECPPCLDFVRSYRETPRIVREATAVQIPPEVEQRLKDFLRKNR
- a CDS encoding BrnA antitoxin family protein, with protein sequence MKRIREFPFHRARRITPRETEMYRRAIEEKLGVKRPPRGRPQKEVDMKYRPISIRLDPRILKWAQTQGKRRGIGYQTVINLALLKLVA
- a CDS encoding BrnT family toxin yields the protein MKFEWDPKKAAINLHKHAVSFEEAMTAFEDLDAFITVDELHSNDMEKRHWLIGCVDSGLLITVVFTERCGTTRLISARPASRRERKLYEAYQRISLS
- the ftsH gene encoding ATP-dependent zinc metalloprotease FtsH, producing MIEEKPPLTRQWGWIALILLLVGGYLYLVKNPAWMGATETLSYSDFLNRLDKGELDEVTVSADQISGTLKAAAGEKPRRFTTVPVPDERLVERLNAKGVSFAGTARNTALWTLLGWVLPFLVLFWLWRSMVGRMAEGPQGGLMRAGKSKAKVYMEKDVKVTFDDVAGVEEAKEEVRELIDFLKDPTRYAQLGARAPKGILLVGPPGSGKTLMARAIAGEASVPFFSINGSEFVEMFVGLGAARVRDLFEQARANAPCLLFIDELDAVGKSRALGYLSGGAHEEMQQTLNQLLAEIDGFDPSKGIILLAATNRPEILDPALLRAGRFDRQILLDNPDLNGRAAILKVHMKKVKLASEVSAEKVAGLTPGFSGADLANLVNEAALLGTRRKAAAVEENDFVAAIERIVAGLERRKRLMNPEERRRVAYHEMGHATVALAEGELVQVQKVSIIPRGIGALGYTMQRPTEDRYLMSRGELVRKIAVLMGGRASETLFFDDVSTGAGDDLTKATNIARAMVTEYGMSGKLGLATFEVERSPFLQGATTASRRMEISEETSRIIDGEVKSILDEAYQRAAQAIERNRKFLEAGAKRLLEVETIDQKELQPLWQELGTGDDKKKPPVAVVRT